One stretch of Pararhizobium qamdonense DNA includes these proteins:
- the phaC gene encoding poly(3-hydroxyalkanoate) polymerase subunit PhaC, with product MAEDRKTEGQTGNSTDGFPGFDPKSVEPYIVRDPEAFTINLARSVEQLGKAASAWLAPRESGEKTDMVADPMVDMVKTLSKVSEYWLSDPRRTLEAQTHLMGSFFTMWTRTLQKMGGETVGDPDGVPRNDKRFSDADWVSNPFFDFLRQAYFITSNWADRMVRDAEGLDDHTKHKAAFYVRQISSALSPANFVTTNPQLYRETVASSGANLVKGMQMLAEDIAAGKGDLKLRQTDVSKFAVGENIAITPGKVIAQSDVCQVLQYDASTETVLKRPLLICPPWINKFYVLDLNPQKSFIKWAVDQGHTVFVISWVNPDERHAGKDWESYAREGIGFALDTIRQATGEEDVNAIGYCVGGTLLAATLALHAQEGDTRIRSATLFTTQVDFTHAGDLKVFADEEQIAQMEERMKETGYLDGSKMAMAFNMLRASDLIWPYFVNNYLKGQEPSAFDLLYWNSDSTRMPAANHSFYLRNCYLQNNLTQGAMVLAGKTISLGDVKIPIYNLATKEDHIAPAKSVFVGSQFFGGDVTYVMSGSGHIAGVVNPPDKGKYQYWTGGPAIGDFESWVETAKETPGSWWPHWQAWIETLDGERVPARKTGGKLNSLEEAPGSYVRARA from the coding sequence GTGGCAGAAGACAGGAAGACCGAGGGCCAGACCGGCAACAGCACGGATGGCTTTCCCGGTTTCGACCCGAAATCCGTCGAACCCTACATTGTCAGGGACCCGGAAGCCTTTACGATCAACCTTGCCCGCTCCGTCGAGCAACTCGGCAAGGCTGCGTCTGCCTGGCTTGCCCCCCGCGAAAGCGGCGAAAAGACCGACATGGTCGCCGACCCGATGGTCGATATGGTCAAGACCCTTTCCAAGGTTTCCGAATACTGGCTGTCTGATCCGAGACGCACGCTCGAAGCCCAGACCCACCTGATGGGCAGCTTCTTTACGATGTGGACGCGCACGCTGCAGAAAATGGGTGGCGAGACGGTCGGCGATCCCGACGGCGTGCCGCGCAACGACAAGCGGTTTTCCGATGCGGACTGGGTCTCCAACCCTTTCTTCGATTTCCTGCGCCAGGCCTATTTCATCACGTCCAACTGGGCCGACCGGATGGTGCGCGACGCCGAGGGGCTCGACGACCACACCAAGCACAAGGCCGCCTTCTATGTGCGGCAGATTTCCAGCGCCCTGTCGCCGGCTAATTTCGTCACAACCAATCCGCAGCTCTACCGCGAAACGGTCGCCTCCAGCGGCGCCAACCTCGTCAAGGGCATGCAGATGCTGGCCGAGGATATCGCCGCCGGCAAGGGTGACCTGAAACTGCGCCAGACCGATGTCAGCAAATTCGCGGTTGGCGAAAACATCGCCATCACGCCGGGCAAGGTGATTGCCCAGAGCGATGTCTGCCAGGTGCTGCAATATGATGCCTCGACCGAAACGGTTTTGAAGCGGCCGCTGCTGATCTGCCCGCCATGGATCAACAAGTTCTACGTGCTGGACCTCAACCCGCAGAAATCCTTCATAAAATGGGCGGTTGACCAGGGCCATACCGTCTTCGTCATCTCCTGGGTCAATCCGGACGAGCGCCATGCCGGCAAGGATTGGGAATCCTATGCGCGCGAGGGCATCGGCTTTGCGCTCGACACCATCCGCCAGGCGACCGGCGAAGAGGATGTGAATGCGATCGGGTACTGCGTTGGCGGCACCCTGCTTGCCGCAACGCTTGCGCTGCATGCGCAGGAAGGCGACACGCGCATCCGCTCGGCCACCCTCTTTACCACACAGGTCGATTTCACCCATGCCGGTGACCTCAAGGTCTTTGCCGACGAGGAGCAGATCGCCCAGATGGAAGAGCGGATGAAGGAGACCGGCTATCTCGACGGCTCGAAGATGGCCATGGCCTTCAACATGCTGCGGGCGTCGGACCTGATCTGGCCCTATTTCGTCAACAACTACCTGAAGGGACAGGAGCCCTCGGCCTTCGACCTGCTCTACTGGAATTCCGATTCGACCCGGATGCCTGCGGCCAACCACTCCTTCTATCTGCGAAACTGCTATCTGCAGAACAACCTGACGCAGGGGGCCATGGTGCTGGCCGGCAAGACGATATCGCTCGGTGACGTGAAAATCCCGATCTACAATCTGGCCACCAAGGAAGATCATATCGCGCCTGCGAAATCCGTCTTCGTCGGCAGCCAGTTCTTTGGCGGTGATGTCACCTATGTCATGTCGGGCTCAGGGCATATTGCCGGTGTCGTCAATCCGCCGGACAAGGGAAAATACCAGTACTGGACCGGCGGACCGGCTATCGGCGACTTCGAAAGCTGGGTGGAAACGGCCAAGGAAACGCCGGGGTCGTGGTGGCCGCACTGGCAAGCCTGGATCGAGACGCTGGACGGCGAACGCGTGCCGGCACGAAAGACGGGCGGAAAGCTAAACTCCCTGGAAGAAGCGCCGGGCTCCTATGTCCGCGCGCGCGCCTGA